In Mytilus edulis chromosome 4, xbMytEdul2.2, whole genome shotgun sequence, the following proteins share a genomic window:
- the LOC139521700 gene encoding fatty acid desaturase 6-like: MSKSRPKASKEVKVIEGKDEKNVYDYVSLKELPNFAELNQQVTKLVDSSSWWDRHGVDWMILFLSFGLVFVALFLMKSSNIQTVALGVFVLGCCHSTIAIKTAHLVQHGALCSSKALGTFMVYFVSDLCGSFSGDLGYDIHIKVHHPHTNIIGLGDSSTWKVPFVPSYLYMFVVPLFLPVVTIPIVLKDIWGKWKSLLTYLILMPLGLTINLYLLMNISGFSFWGAVLCTLTYRAVLAIPYIHVNIFQHIGLAMYSPKSRPKRIYQMSTGVLNLPRNPFLDYTFGHAIVSCHIEHHLFPKLSDNMCLKIKPLVTKFIKENGLPYYEDTYMNRMWMFIEQYNELMVNAPPISHFVGIQ, from the coding sequence ATGTCTAAGAGTAGACCCAAAGCTAGTAAGGAAGTCAAAGTAATCGAAGGAAAGGATGAGAAAAATGTTTATGATTATGTTTCTCTCAAAGAACTTCCAAACTTTGCTGAGTTAAACCAACAAGTAACCAAGCTTGTAGACAGCAGTAGTTGGTGGGACCGGCATGGAGTGGACTGGATGATTCTATTCCTCAGTTTTGGACTTGTGTTTGTTGCTCTATTCTTAATGAAATCAAGCAATATACAAACCGTTGCGTTGGGAGTGTTTGTCCTTGGGTGCTGTCATTCAACTATAGCTATTAAAACTGCACATTTAGTTCAACACGGTGCACTTTGTAGTAGTAAAGCGCTAGGCACATTTATGGTCTATTTCGTTTCTGATCTATGTGGCTCATTTTCTGGAGATCTTGGATATGATATCCACATTAAGGTTCATCATCCACACACAAACATCATTGGATTAGGAGATTCTAGCACATGGAAAGTACCATTTGTACCAAGCTACTTATATATGTTTGTAGTACCTTTGTTTTTACCTGTTGTAACTATACCTATTGTACTAAAAGACATATGGGGAAAATGGAAAAGTCTACTGACATATCTAATACTGATGCCGCTTGGACTTACAATTAACTTGTACCTTTTAATGAATATATCTGGATTTTCATTCTGGGGAGCAGTTTTGTGCACTCTTACCTACAGGGCAGTTCTTGCCATAccttatattcatgtcaacattttCCAGCACATTGGATTAGCAATGTACTCGCCTAAAAGTCGTCCAAAGAGGATTTATCAGATGTCCACTGGTGTACTCAACCTTCCACGGAATCCATTCTTAGATTATACATTTGGACATGCAATAGTAAGTTGCCACATAGAACACCACCTCTTCCCTAAGTTATCGGACAACATGTGCCTAAAGATCAAGCCACTGGTGACTAAATTCATCAAAGAGAATGGTCTTCCATACTATgaagatacttacatgaacagaATGTGGATGTTTATAGAACAATACAATGAACTAATGGTGAATGCCCCACCCATCAGTCATTTTGTTGGGATTCAATGA